A portion of the bacterium genome contains these proteins:
- the purD gene encoding phosphoribosylamine--glycine ligase: MKVLVIGSGGREHALVWKIAQSLRVSKIYCAPGNAGISQKAECVPIKAENISELIRFAEEKEIDLTVVGPEASLTKGIVDEFEKRNLRVFGPSKGASQLEGSKIFAKEIMLEAGVPTGKCEVFEDSDRAAQYIKSQPVPIVVKADGLAAGKGVIVAKTKEEALEAVELIMVKRAFGKAGDKIMIEECLVGEEASILAFCDGESFIPMVASQDHKAIYDGDKGPNTGGMGAYSPAPVINEDMMKTISSQVFQPIINKMEKKGMSYKGVLYAGLMITESGLKVLEFNVRFGDPETQVILPRLKTDLIDIMESCIDGKLNEASIEWRNETAVCVVIASGGYPGPYKKGEKIIGIKQAEELQDVVVFHAGTVLAGVDIATSGGRVLGVTALGANIEQAIDKAYKAVGEIHFNKMYFRSDIADKALKYL; the protein is encoded by the coding sequence ATGAAGGTTCTGGTTATTGGAAGTGGTGGACGTGAGCATGCACTTGTCTGGAAGATTGCTCAGAGTCTAAGAGTTTCTAAAATCTATTGTGCTCCGGGAAATGCTGGTATCAGTCAGAAAGCAGAATGTGTTCCAATAAAAGCTGAGAATATTTCTGAACTTATCCGTTTTGCAGAAGAGAAGGAAATCGATTTAACTGTGGTTGGTCCTGAAGCATCCCTTACAAAGGGGATAGTTGATGAATTTGAAAAAAGAAATTTAAGAGTCTTTGGTCCGTCAAAGGGTGCTTCTCAGCTTGAAGGAAGTAAGATCTTTGCAAAGGAGATAATGCTTGAAGCAGGAGTGCCAACAGGTAAGTGCGAAGTATTTGAGGATTCAGATAGAGCCGCACAGTACATAAAATCGCAACCTGTTCCCATTGTCGTAAAAGCTGACGGACTTGCTGCTGGGAAAGGCGTGATTGTTGCAAAAACAAAAGAAGAAGCATTAGAAGCGGTTGAACTGATAATGGTTAAAAGGGCATTTGGGAAAGCTGGAGATAAAATTATGATTGAGGAATGCTTAGTTGGAGAAGAGGCATCAATACTTGCATTCTGTGATGGAGAGAGTTTTATACCAATGGTCGCGTCTCAGGATCATAAAGCAATCTATGACGGAGATAAGGGGCCAAACACAGGAGGAATGGGAGCATATTCCCCTGCTCCGGTTATTAATGAAGATATGATGAAGACGATATCCTCGCAGGTCTTTCAACCCATAATAAATAAGATGGAAAAAAAAGGAATGTCATATAAAGGCGTTCTTTACGCAGGTCTTATGATTACAGAGAGTGGACTGAAAGTCCTTGAGTTTAATGTGAGATTCGGAGATCCTGAGACCCAGGTAATACTACCAAGACTAAAAACAGACTTAATTGATATTATGGAATCCTGTATAGATGGAAAGCTGAATGAAGCGAGTATTGAGTGGAGAAATGAGACGGCAGTATGTGTTGTGATAGCATCTGGAGGTTATCCGGGTCCATATAAGAAGGGAGAAAAAATAATAGGAATTAAACAAGCTGAGGAATTACAGGATGTAGTTGTATTTCACGCAGGCACAGTCTTAGCAGGAGTAGATATTGCAACCTCTGGCGGAAGAGTTCTTGGTGTAACAGCTCTTGGTGCTAATATTGAACAGGCTATTGATAAGGCGTATAAAGCAGTTGGAGAAATACATTTTAACAAGATGTATTTTAGGAGTGATATTGCAGATAAGGCACTGAAATATTTATAA
- a CDS encoding V-type ATP synthase subunit D has product MRLQVNPTRMEVLNLRRRLALARRGHKLLKDKQDELMRRFMIFLDHNKELRKKVDEELKKIFNLYLGVCSRTNKESLYSAIKYPQKVPEFLSSKLTVLNIKTPHIEISKQGNPFSYGFKDSSPDLDTTLSMLDALLPEMLKLAEIEKLIHLVADEIKKTRRRVNALEYILIPNLEETITYITMKLSELELANIVRLMKIKDIARAK; this is encoded by the coding sequence ATGAGACTTCAGGTAAATCCAACGCGAATGGAGGTGCTAAATCTTAGGCGAAGACTTGCACTTGCAAGACGTGGGCATAAGCTGCTTAAGGACAAACAGGATGAACTTATGCGCAGATTCATGATATTTCTGGATCATAACAAAGAGCTTCGTAAGAAAGTTGACGAGGAACTTAAAAAAATCTTTAATCTGTATTTGGGAGTATGTTCCCGGACAAATAAAGAATCATTATACTCTGCAATAAAATACCCTCAGAAGGTACCAGAATTTCTTTCATCAAAACTAACAGTTCTCAATATAAAAACACCACACATTGAAATAAGCAAACAAGGGAATCCTTTTTCCTATGGATTTAAAGATTCCTCTCCAGATCTGGACACTACGTTAAGCATGCTGGATGCGCTTCTTCCTGAAATGTTGAAACTAGCAGAAATAGAAAAGCTCATACATCTGGTAGCAGATGAGATAAAGAAAACCAGAAGAAGAGTCAATGCACTAGAATATATCTTAATACCAAATCTAGAAGAAACAATAACCTACATTACAATGAAGCTCAGCGAACTTGAGCTTGCAAACATTGTCAGGCTAATGAAGATTAAGGATATTGCGCGGGCAAAATAA
- a CDS encoding chorismate synthase, whose amino-acid sequence MLRYLTAGESHGPSLTAILEGMPAGLRINKAEINRKLARRQSGYGRGERMQIEHDTVQITSGLRMGLTLGSPITMIIGNKDWKNWKNEPPITSPRPGHADLAGIMKYNQLDIRNILERSSARETAARVAVGTITKKLLNKFGIEIISRVCEIGGVEKNEKLMREKIDQARKNGDSLGGIFEITVKYVPVGLGSHVHWDRKLDGRLAQCLMSIQGIKGVEIGLGFAASRKPGSKVHDEIIYDYNFERRTNNAGGIEGGISNGEDIVIRGAMKPIPTLKKALNSVDIITKKTVKAKVERSDVCAVHAASVVGEAVVAFEIANAMCEKFGGDSIKEMKRNYNSYIRTIRRI is encoded by the coding sequence ATGTTGCGTTATCTTACAGCAGGTGAATCACATGGGCCAAGTCTTACAGCTATCCTTGAAGGCATGCCAGCTGGATTGAGGATAAATAAGGCAGAGATAAACAGAAAACTTGCAAGAAGACAATCCGGATATGGCAGAGGTGAAAGGATGCAGATTGAGCACGATACTGTTCAAATAACCTCTGGACTGCGCATGGGATTAACACTTGGCTCGCCGATTACAATGATCATAGGGAATAAGGATTGGAAGAACTGGAAAAATGAACCCCCTATAACAAGTCCCAGACCAGGACATGCTGATCTTGCTGGAATTATGAAATATAATCAACTGGACATAAGGAATATCCTTGAGCGTTCAAGTGCTCGCGAAACAGCAGCTAGAGTTGCAGTTGGCACAATTACTAAAAAGCTACTTAATAAATTTGGTATAGAGATTATAAGTCGTGTATGCGAAATTGGCGGTGTGGAAAAAAATGAAAAACTAATGAGAGAGAAAATAGACCAAGCACGAAAAAACGGCGATAGTCTGGGAGGTATATTTGAAATAACAGTAAAGTATGTTCCTGTAGGATTAGGATCTCATGTGCATTGGGACAGAAAACTGGATGGAAGACTGGCTCAATGTTTGATGAGCATTCAAGGAATAAAGGGTGTTGAAATAGGTCTTGGATTCGCTGCATCAAGAAAACCAGGTTCAAAGGTTCATGATGAAATAATATATGACTACAATTTTGAACGAAGGACTAATAATGCCGGTGGAATTGAAGGAGGCATTTCAAACGGAGAGGACATAGTCATTCGCGGAGCAATGAAACCAATTCCAACCCTTAAAAAGGCTCTTAACTCAGTAGATATAATTACAAAAAAAACTGTTAAAGCAAAAGTAGAACGTTCTGATGTTTGCGCAGTTCATGCTGCAAGCGTTGTAGGAGAAGCAGTCGTAGCCTTTGAAATTGCAAATGCTATGTGCGAAAAATTTGGCGGAGATAGTATTAAAGAGATGAAGCGAAACTACAATTCCTACATTAGAACGATAAGAAGGATTTGA
- a CDS encoding transposase, with the protein MAKVTQHFGRSLKPMKSHNTMIFLLLWCMGCVLYAPEILNANIEQEVQSMTRKYTLQEMEFLEYFRSIDKHTIGEILSEYHSTGPTGYSSSLVLSRILKVKERISSDRELTEKLAKNPIYRDAVGINSNEIPAHNTFNTLRHRLGTEGFLRIHRHFVFQAYKTGLLTPPLKNLPEMLGDKIILIGDSTFLLAVASTKGEKDKEGNWLFTDESIAFGRPHHKHKYPVGHRAHTVMSVSGIPIVSLLAPANESDETYIMPVLWEAVTRYPEFPFGCVILDSGYDSEDLHRDIYTEFHLLPIIIRKPSMKYGRGFSTEGTPLCPFGYPTRRKGIEYNHQRTKFACYHICKKDSQRLIFKCPYEDSKSRFGWMTRTRFKDSYRKQGPAVPGSRAYKRLKPLRTGIERYYGLAKENRYRMESSNTYMGHDNVLIHVIEHDIVLTLDIIFQHARTGKRSDVIEV; encoded by the coding sequence ATGGCGAAAGTAACCCAACATTTTGGAAGGTCGTTAAAACCCATGAAATCTCATAACACTATGATATTTTTATTGTTGTGGTGTATGGGGTGTGTTCTGTATGCTCCTGAAATATTGAACGCCAATATTGAACAGGAGGTACAAAGTATGACGCGTAAATACACACTACAAGAGATGGAATTTCTGGAGTACTTTCGTAGCATCGACAAACATACTATTGGAGAAATCCTTTCCGAATATCACTCGACTGGACCCACAGGCTACTCAAGCTCTTTGGTACTCTCGCGTATCTTGAAGGTTAAAGAGAGGATCTCTTCTGATAGAGAACTCACAGAAAAGTTAGCTAAGAATCCAATCTATCGTGATGCTGTTGGGATAAACTCTAATGAGATCCCTGCGCATAATACCTTCAACACCCTTCGCCATCGACTGGGAACTGAAGGATTTTTACGTATTCATCGACACTTTGTTTTTCAGGCATATAAGACTGGCTTACTTACTCCACCGCTGAAGAATCTTCCGGAGATGCTCGGAGACAAGATCATTCTCATTGGAGACTCAACTTTTCTCTTAGCGGTTGCATCCACCAAAGGAGAAAAAGATAAAGAAGGCAACTGGCTTTTTACTGACGAGAGCATTGCTTTTGGGAGACCGCACCACAAGCACAAATATCCTGTTGGGCATCGGGCTCACACAGTTATGTCCGTCAGTGGGATTCCCATCGTGAGTTTGCTTGCTCCAGCTAATGAAAGCGATGAGACTTATATCATGCCTGTTTTGTGGGAAGCTGTCACTCGATACCCAGAGTTTCCTTTTGGTTGTGTCATCCTTGATTCTGGATATGACTCGGAGGATTTACATCGAGACATCTATACGGAGTTTCATCTCCTGCCGATAATCATCCGTAAACCTTCTATGAAGTATGGTCGTGGCTTCAGCACTGAGGGAACACCACTGTGTCCCTTTGGGTATCCGACTCGACGTAAAGGAATCGAATACAATCATCAACGCACCAAGTTTGCATGTTACCATATCTGTAAGAAAGATTCACAGCGGTTAATCTTCAAGTGCCCATACGAAGATTCTAAAAGCCGTTTCGGCTGGATGACACGTACACGTTTCAAAGATAGCTATCGTAAGCAAGGACCCGCTGTTCCTGGATCAAGGGCGTATAAAAGACTCAAACCACTTCGTACTGGTATTGAACGTTATTATGGGTTGGCCAAAGAAAACCGCTACAGGATGGAGAGTAGCAATACTTACATGGGGCATGACAATGTGCTTATCCACGTCATCGAGCATGACATCGTCTTAACTCTGGATATCATCTTTCAGCACGCTCGAACTGGAAAGCGTAGCGACGTAATTGAGGTGTAA
- a CDS encoding FAD/NAD(P)-binding protein has protein sequence MNNPYLPIPMIIKRITNETTAKDIKTFELAFLNKEDEKIFSYLPGQFAEISVLGAGEAPIGIASSPTEKGILKFTVKWYEKGVVTNALHNLFTGDEVGIRGPFGNSFQSKNIIGKSVVVIGGGFAFTTLRSLTTYMIHHNNRNKFKNITVIYGARSPDDLIYKKELEEWAERDDVKLYVTVDKGDKGWKGREGFVPTVVGEVAPSAQGAVAIICGPPVMIKFTIPKLVELGFSPENILNSLEMRMKCGIGKCGRCNIGNKYVCKDGPIFSLAELNDLPKEY, from the coding sequence ATGAATAATCCCTATTTGCCTATACCTATGATAATTAAAAGAATAACGAATGAAACGACAGCTAAGGATATTAAAACATTTGAGCTTGCATTTCTAAACAAGGAAGATGAGAAAATTTTCTCATATTTACCAGGCCAGTTTGCAGAAATTTCTGTTTTAGGCGCTGGAGAAGCGCCAATAGGAATAGCATCATCTCCAACAGAGAAGGGGATTTTAAAGTTCACTGTTAAGTGGTATGAAAAGGGAGTGGTGACAAACGCTCTTCACAACTTATTTACAGGAGATGAAGTCGGGATTCGCGGCCCTTTTGGCAATAGTTTTCAGTCAAAAAATATTATAGGTAAAAGTGTCGTGGTTATAGGAGGCGGTTTTGCTTTTACAACCCTGCGTTCCTTAACTACATATATGATTCATCACAATAACAGAAACAAGTTCAAAAATATTACAGTTATCTATGGGGCAAGGAGTCCAGACGACCTAATTTATAAAAAAGAGCTGGAAGAATGGGCTGAAAGAGATGATGTAAAATTATACGTTACCGTTGATAAAGGAGATAAAGGCTGGAAGGGAAGAGAAGGGTTTGTCCCAACTGTTGTGGGAGAAGTCGCCCCCTCTGCTCAGGGGGCAGTGGCAATAATATGCGGACCGCCTGTAATGATAAAATTTACTATTCCAAAGCTTGTAGAATTAGGATTCTCTCCTGAGAATATATTAAACTCACTTGAAATGAGAATGAAGTGCGGTATAGGAAAGTGCGGCAGATGTAATATAGGCAATAAATACGTCTGTAAAGATGGCCCTATCTTCTCTCTGGCTGAATTAAATGATTTGCCTAAGGAATATTAA
- the ispF gene encoding 2-C-methyl-D-erythritol 2,4-cyclodiphosphate synthase: MLVGIGYDIHRLVINRDLIIGGVKIPFIFGLKGHSDGDVLVHAICDGILGAINRGDIGQHFPDDDPLFDGVSSLKFLEEMDPILRMENMEINNIDTIIFTEKPKMAPYIDGMKLNIAKALNTKKDKISIKAKTYEQLGPIGEGKAVGAQAIVSLHVKEL, encoded by the coding sequence ATGCTGGTTGGAATAGGTTATGATATACACAGATTAGTTATAAACCGTGATCTTATTATAGGTGGAGTGAAGATTCCTTTTATATTTGGACTAAAAGGCCACTCTGACGGAGATGTTCTGGTTCATGCTATATGCGATGGGATTCTTGGCGCAATAAATAGAGGTGATATTGGACAACATTTTCCGGATGATGACCCGCTTTTTGATGGCGTCTCCAGTCTTAAATTTCTTGAAGAAATGGACCCTATTCTGCGAATGGAAAACATGGAAATCAACAATATTGATACCATTATATTTACAGAAAAGCCCAAGATGGCTCCTTATATTGATGGTATGAAATTGAACATTGCCAAAGCCTTAAATACTAAAAAGGATAAAATAAGCATAAAAGCTAAAACATATGAACAACTCGGACCAATAGGAGAGGGAAAAGCTGTTGGGGCACAGGCAATCGTTAGTCTGCATGTTAAAGAACTATGA
- the polX gene encoding DNA polymerase/3'-5' exonuclease PolX, producing MNNREIAEIFHSIADILEIKAGNPFRIRAYRRAAQVIEELSQSIKDICTNGKLPNIPGIGEGIAGKISELIQTGKLKEYETIKKSVPSGLLEILNISSVGPKTVAFIYKELGITSVEGLEKAAKDHRLAKFPGMGEKKEENIIRGIKILRETKERIPIYEAEIIAQEIISQLKKLRAIDKISIAGSLRRRRETIGDIDILVASDKPDQVMDAFTTLPQVKQILAKGSTRSSVRIEGGRQVDIRVVETDSFGAALHYFTGSKAHNIRIRELGIKKGLKINEYGVFKRALLEEKKIAGREEIDVFKSIGMPYICPEIREDRGEIEAGLSGTLPKLIEISNLRGDLHIHSNWSDGINSIEEMVEAAIKREYKYIAICDHSKSLKVAGGLDEGQLIERQKEIDKLNNKYKKFRILSGIELEIRINGELDFSDDILESLDVVIGAIHTGFSQNESVNTARIIKAMENRNIDIIAHPTGRLLGKREAYKIDIPAIIKAAADTGTALEINAFPERLDLADVYLQEAKEKGAKFAINTDAHSISQLDFAKFGIGVARRGWLEKQDVIN from the coding sequence ATGAATAATAGAGAAATTGCCGAAATATTCCATTCTATAGCCGATATTCTGGAGATTAAGGCTGGAAATCCATTTAGGATAAGGGCTTATAGAAGAGCTGCGCAGGTAATCGAAGAACTATCTCAATCTATTAAAGATATCTGTACTAATGGCAAGCTGCCAAACATACCGGGCATTGGAGAGGGAATTGCTGGAAAAATATCAGAGCTTATACAAACAGGAAAACTTAAAGAATATGAGACAATTAAGAAAAGTGTGCCTTCTGGATTACTGGAGATTTTGAACATATCAAGTGTTGGTCCTAAAACAGTTGCTTTTATCTACAAAGAATTAGGTATAACAAGTGTTGAAGGACTTGAGAAAGCAGCCAAAGATCATAGACTGGCAAAGTTTCCAGGTATGGGAGAAAAAAAGGAAGAAAATATTATCCGTGGAATTAAAATCTTACGGGAGACTAAGGAAAGAATTCCCATATATGAGGCAGAGATAATTGCGCAGGAGATAATTAGCCAGCTTAAAAAGCTAAGAGCTATAGATAAAATCAGTATCGCAGGCAGCTTACGCAGACGGCGGGAGACAATAGGAGACATTGATATACTGGTCGCATCGGATAAGCCGGATCAAGTAATGGATGCTTTTACAACATTGCCTCAGGTTAAGCAAATACTGGCAAAAGGAAGCACGCGTTCAAGTGTTAGAATTGAGGGTGGAAGACAGGTAGATATACGAGTTGTCGAAACAGATTCCTTTGGTGCAGCACTTCATTATTTCACAGGGTCAAAGGCTCACAACATAAGAATAAGAGAATTAGGTATTAAAAAGGGGCTTAAAATTAATGAATATGGTGTTTTTAAACGTGCTTTGCTAGAAGAGAAGAAAATCGCTGGAAGAGAGGAGATTGATGTCTTTAAAAGTATTGGTATGCCTTATATCTGTCCTGAAATAAGAGAGGATCGCGGAGAAATTGAGGCAGGACTTTCGGGCACACTCCCAAAATTAATAGAAATTAGTAACTTAAGAGGGGATTTACATATTCACTCAAACTGGAGTGATGGAATAAATTCTATAGAAGAAATGGTAGAAGCTGCAATAAAAAGAGAATATAAATACATAGCAATATGTGACCATTCCAAAAGCCTGAAAGTTGCAGGAGGATTAGATGAGGGGCAACTTATAGAAAGACAGAAAGAAATTGATAAGTTGAATAATAAATACAAGAAATTTAGAATATTATCAGGTATTGAACTGGAGATACGTATTAATGGAGAACTTGATTTCAGCGATGATATATTGGAAAGCCTGGATGTTGTAATTGGCGCAATACATACTGGTTTTTCTCAGAATGAAAGTGTTAATACAGCCAGAATTATAAAAGCTATGGAAAACAGAAATATTGATATTATTGCACATCCTACAGGCCGCTTACTTGGGAAAAGAGAAGCGTATAAAATAGATATCCCCGCTATTATCAAAGCAGCAGCAGATACAGGAACTGCGCTTGAAATAAATGCCTTTCCTGAACGCCTAGATCTAGCTGATGTCTATCTTCAAGAAGCAAAAGAAAAAGGCGCTAAATTCGCAATTAATACAGATGCTCATAGTATTTCACAACTAGATTTTGCCAAATTTGGTATTGGAGTCGCCAGACGCGGCTGGCTCGAAAAACAAGACGTTATAAATTGA
- a CDS encoding 4Fe-4S dicluster domain-containing protein — protein sequence MKNKILAKKDLPKFISKLVKEYDFFAPVKKEEGILFSKIDKADEICLSYSNTKNSVKEFLLPQSEELFRFVKKGNSNEITDLKRKKRQSLLFGVRPCDGKAIAMLDKVFLENITDSYYKSRRKNTLIIGMACNEPGQTCFCTSVEGGPFSIEGLDALFVELEEKHLIIPVTKQCEKLFVHLDNASQEDIKEAEELKKNAEKRLKPVFEIKDINKKLHGMFESPIWDEIHEKCIKCGICTYLCPACYCFDIQDETIGEKGCRVRNWDSCMFPKFTSHVSGHNPRATQKERWRQRIMHKFDYLKTNVGDYGCVGCGRCVEYCPVNLDIRKTLKDILESK from the coding sequence ATGAAAAACAAGATATTAGCAAAAAAAGATTTGCCGAAATTTATCAGTAAGCTTGTTAAAGAGTATGATTTCTTTGCTCCTGTAAAGAAAGAGGAAGGTATCCTTTTCTCAAAGATTGATAAAGCAGATGAGATATGCCTTTCCTATTCAAATACAAAAAATTCTGTGAAGGAGTTTTTACTCCCTCAATCAGAGGAACTTTTCAGATTTGTCAAAAAAGGAAACAGTAATGAGATTACAGATCTAAAGCGAAAAAAGAGACAAAGTCTCCTATTTGGGGTTCGTCCATGTGATGGAAAGGCCATTGCTATGCTGGATAAGGTATTTCTGGAGAATATAACTGATTCATATTACAAAAGCAGGCGAAAAAACACTCTCATTATAGGTATGGCATGTAATGAGCCCGGGCAGACATGTTTTTGTACGTCTGTTGAGGGAGGCCCTTTTTCAATTGAGGGACTTGATGCGTTGTTTGTTGAACTGGAAGAAAAGCATCTTATTATTCCTGTAACAAAACAGTGCGAGAAGCTTTTTGTGCATCTTGATAATGCTTCTCAGGAAGATATCAAGGAAGCAGAGGAGCTTAAAAAGAACGCAGAAAAAAGACTAAAACCTGTTTTTGAAATAAAAGATATAAATAAAAAATTGCATGGAATGTTTGAGTCTCCAATCTGGGATGAAATTCACGAGAAATGCATAAAATGCGGTATATGTACATATCTGTGTCCGGCTTGTTACTGCTTTGATATTCAGGATGAAACTATAGGAGAGAAAGGTTGTAGGGTGAGGAATTGGGATTCGTGTATGTTTCCGAAATTTACATCACATGTCTCTGGACATAATCCCAGAGCAACGCAAAAGGAAAGATGGCGGCAGAGAATTATGCATAAATTTGATTATTTAAAGACAAATGTGGGCGACTATGGATGTGTAGGCTGTGGAAGATGTGTAGAGTACTGTCCTGTTAATCTGGATATTAGAAAAACACTAAAAGATATACTGGAGTCGAAATGA
- the pyrE gene encoding orotate phosphoribosyltransferase, which translates to MKQHEVLDLFRKRNALLEGHFLLSSGLHSSQYIQCAKVLQYPECGTKLGKAIAELFQHIQCDVVVSPAIGGILIAQEVARALGTRAIFCERKGGKMILRRGFGIKKKERVLIIEDIITTGRSTMEVIATVESFKGCIVGIGAIIDRSEKKINFPTEFKSLAKLSLENYNSDNCLICKQGKISLVKPGSREKIEV; encoded by the coding sequence ATGAAACAACATGAAGTCCTGGATCTCTTTAGAAAGCGCAATGCTCTTCTTGAAGGCCATTTTCTGCTCTCTTCAGGTCTTCATAGCAGTCAATATATTCAATGCGCTAAGGTTCTCCAGTATCCAGAGTGTGGGACTAAACTTGGAAAAGCTATTGCAGAGCTTTTCCAACATATACAATGCGATGTAGTTGTATCTCCTGCAATTGGAGGAATTCTCATTGCACAGGAAGTTGCCAGAGCTTTAGGTACTAGAGCTATATTCTGTGAAAGAAAAGGTGGAAAGATGATTCTTCGGAGAGGCTTTGGAATTAAAAAAAAAGAACGTGTACTTATTATTGAAGATATCATCACTACAGGCCGCTCGACTATGGAAGTTATCGCAACTGTAGAAAGTTTCAAAGGCTGTATTGTTGGTATTGGTGCAATAATTGACAGAAGTGAGAAAAAAATTAACTTTCCCACAGAATTTAAGAGCCTTGCTAAGTTAAGTCTTGAAAATTATAATTCTGACAATTGTTTAATATGTAAACAGGGGAAAATTTCTTTAGTAAAGCCAGGAAGCAGAGAAAAAATAGAAGTTTAG
- the ispD gene encoding 2-C-methyl-D-erythritol 4-phosphate cytidylyltransferase, which translates to MRVCALVPNAGSGARMKTALPKQYLVLDTKPVLIHTLNILDKAKCINEIILISDKKYIEKSRLLIQKYNIKKVSRIVCGGKTRQESVYRGLMSIRNTPDIILIHDAVRPFITSELISKSIKTANKHGAAVIGLPLFDTIKLVKDNCIERTVDRTNLWRVQTPQVFRYCLIKTAYQKANKNKFSGTDDASLVEQLNHSVRIVQGSEGNIKITDQKQFKLLGGNYKCWLE; encoded by the coding sequence ATGAGAGTATGTGCACTAGTCCCTAATGCCGGGTCTGGGGCAAGGATGAAAACTGCCCTTCCAAAACAATATCTTGTCTTAGATACCAAACCTGTTCTCATTCATACACTGAACATACTTGATAAGGCGAAATGCATAAATGAAATCATCCTTATTTCAGATAAAAAATACATAGAAAAGTCGCGTTTACTGATTCAAAAATACAATATCAAAAAAGTTTCAAGAATTGTCTGTGGAGGCAAAACAAGACAGGAATCAGTTTACAGGGGACTTATGAGTATTAGAAACACGCCTGATATTATACTAATTCATGACGCAGTAAGGCCCTTTATTACTTCTGAGCTTATTAGTAAATCAATAAAAACTGCTAATAAGCATGGTGCTGCTGTAATAGGGCTTCCTTTGTTTGACACAATAAAACTGGTTAAAGATAATTGTATTGAAAGAACTGTTGACAGAACCAATTTATGGAGAGTTCAAACTCCTCAGGTATTTAGATACTGTCTTATAAAAACCGCATACCAAAAAGCTAATAAAAACAAGTTTTCAGGAACGGACGATGCTTCATTAGTGGAACAATTAAATCATTCTGTTAGGATAGTTCAAGGCTCTGAGGGGAATATAAAAATTACAGACCAAAAACAATTTAAATTACTTGGAGGGAATTACAAATGCTGGTTGGAATAG
- the purE gene encoding 5-(carboxyamino)imidazole ribonucleotide mutase, with translation MAKAQVGIVIGSISDREYIMETCKILDFFDIQYELTICSAHRTPAKAAEYAKNAAKNGLEIIIAGAGAAAHLGGVLASHTLLPVIGVPIPSSELKGVDALYSTVQMPGGIPVATMAIGKSGAKNAGILAAEILALKNPSITKKLKEYRKELADKVEKDNKKLKNS, from the coding sequence ATGGCTAAAGCACAAGTGGGAATTGTAATTGGAAGTATCTCAGATAGAGAGTATATAATGGAGACATGTAAAATATTGGATTTTTTTGATATTCAATATGAATTAACAATATGTTCTGCGCATCGTACTCCTGCTAAAGCGGCAGAGTACGCTAAAAATGCTGCAAAGAATGGACTGGAAATAATAATAGCGGGAGCAGGCGCAGCAGCGCATCTCGGCGGAGTTCTAGCTTCTCATACACTTCTTCCTGTAATTGGAGTTCCAATCCCGTCTTCTGAGTTAAAAGGCGTAGATGCTCTGTATTCAACAGTGCAAATGCCAGGTGGAATTCCAGTTGCTACTATGGCTATTGGCAAGAGCGGAGCAAAGAATGCAGGCATACTGGCTGCGGAAATATTAGCTTTAAAAAATCCTTCTATTACAAAAAAGCTTAAAGAGTATAGAAAAGAGCTTGCTGATAAAGTTGAGAAGGATAATAAGAAACTAAAAAACTCCTAA